In the Ruminococcus sp. OA3 genome, one interval contains:
- a CDS encoding LacI family DNA-binding transcriptional regulator, with translation MISIRDVAKMAGVSPSTVSRVMNGTANVDDEKKQRVLKVIKETGFRPNETARTLYKKSARIIGVILPNIQNPFFNEMARAIEEESYHRGYRLMLCNSNNDLEKEKTNIDLLSRMNADGIILLTNQDGIKESVEQCRVPVVILDREVKAKNQIAYIQSDHYQGGRLAMEHLVKCGCRHIVNMRGDQALSSARKRFEGYLAMCSRYDVVPRFVDCKYSFQEGINMTEELLKRYPEVDGIIAGNDMVAISVYKVLRKKGYRVPDDIQIIGYDNINLSELMTPELTTIAQPISRMGETSARVLIDHIEGKKTDIRYHFEVELIERETTLRKREEI, from the coding sequence ATGATAAGTATCAGAGATGTTGCTAAGATGGCGGGGGTTTCTCCTTCAACAGTATCAAGAGTAATGAATGGGACGGCTAATGTTGACGACGAGAAGAAGCAGAGAGTTTTGAAGGTGATAAAAGAAACCGGTTTCAGACCGAACGAGACAGCAAGGACCTTATACAAAAAATCAGCCAGAATTATCGGTGTAATACTCCCGAACATCCAGAATCCATTTTTTAATGAGATGGCACGTGCCATTGAGGAGGAAAGCTATCACAGAGGGTACCGCCTGATGCTCTGTAATTCTAATAATGACCTGGAAAAAGAGAAAACAAATATCGATCTGCTGAGCAGAATGAATGCGGATGGGATCATACTGCTGACGAATCAGGACGGCATCAAGGAAAGCGTGGAACAGTGCCGGGTTCCTGTTGTCATACTCGACCGTGAGGTAAAGGCGAAGAACCAGATCGCGTATATCCAGTCAGATCATTACCAGGGCGGACGTCTCGCCATGGAGCATCTGGTGAAATGTGGCTGCCGTCATATCGTCAATATGAGAGGCGATCAGGCGCTGTCCAGTGCAAGGAAACGTTTTGAAGGCTACCTGGCCATGTGCAGCAGGTATGATGTTGTTCCACGTTTTGTGGACTGTAAGTACAGTTTCCAGGAGGGTATTAATATGACTGAGGAGCTGCTAAAGAGATATCCCGAAGTGGACGGTATTATTGCCGGAAATGATATGGTCGCAATTTCCGTCTACAAGGTTTTGAGAAAAAAGGGTTATCGGGTGCCGGATGATATACAGATTATCGGATACGATAATATTAACCTGAGCGAGCTTATGACGCCGGAGCTTACGACAATCGCGCAGCCGATCTCCAGGATGGGTGAAACTTCGGCGAGGGTATTGATTGATCATATTGAAGGAAAAAAGACGGATATCAGATACCATTTTGAAGTGGAATTGATTGAGCGGGAAACAACGTTGAGAAAGAGAGAAGAAATATGA
- a CDS encoding alcohol dehydrogenase catalytic domain-containing protein, translating to MIQQVMTAPKTIEYKRVPVPEPGEDQILVKVMKLGVCGSDIHVYHGTHPFTSYPVTQGHEMSAKVVKCGSGVTGFTEGQKVTIEPQVYCGKCYPCLHGKYNLCEDLKVMGFQTTGVASEYFAVDASKVTPLPDHMTFNEGAMIEPLAVTVHAAKRFGDLNGKDVAILGAGTIGNLLAQTVKALGASRVLITDVSDHRLELAKMAGATFAVNTQHKDFGEAMSECFGPDKADVIYDCAGNDITMGQAIKYARKGSVIILVAVFGKMANVDLAVLNDHELDLNTTMMYRHDDYADAIRLVSEGKIKLKLLMSQHFPFDRYLDAYEYIDRNRETSMKVLIDIDPSEE from the coding sequence ATCATTCAGCAGGTAATGACTGCTCCAAAGACAATAGAATACAAAAGAGTGCCGGTTCCTGAACCCGGAGAGGATCAGATTCTGGTAAAAGTTATGAAGCTGGGTGTATGCGGGAGTGACATTCATGTTTATCATGGCACCCACCCTTTCACCAGCTATCCTGTGACCCAGGGACATGAAATGTCTGCGAAGGTTGTAAAATGTGGTTCGGGGGTTACTGGTTTTACGGAAGGACAGAAGGTGACAATTGAACCTCAGGTATACTGCGGGAAGTGCTACCCCTGTCTGCACGGAAAGTATAATTTATGTGAAGACCTGAAGGTCATGGGTTTTCAGACGACAGGTGTGGCAAGTGAATATTTTGCCGTGGATGCATCAAAGGTAACACCGCTTCCGGATCATATGACTTTTAATGAAGGCGCCATGATTGAACCGCTGGCTGTAACGGTACATGCGGCAAAACGGTTTGGCGATTTAAATGGTAAAGACGTGGCGATCTTAGGTGCGGGGACAATAGGAAATCTTTTAGCACAGACGGTGAAGGCACTTGGTGCATCCAGGGTGCTGATCACGGATGTTTCAGATCATCGTCTCGAACTGGCGAAAATGGCCGGCGCCACGTTTGCCGTAAATACACAGCACAAAGACTTTGGAGAAGCCATGTCGGAATGCTTTGGGCCTGATAAGGCAGATGTGATCTATGACTGCGCAGGAAATGACATTACCATGGGACAGGCCATCAAGTACGCCAGAAAAGGAAGTGTGATTATCCTGGTGGCTGTATTTGGGAAGATGGCAAATGTGGATCTGGCGGTACTGAACGATCATGAACTGGATTTAAATACAACGATGATGTACAGGCATGATGATTATGCAGATGCGATTCGTCTGGTTAGCGAGGGGAAGATCAAACTGAAGCTATTGATGAGTCAGCATTTTCCGTTTGACCGGTATCTGGATGCTTATGAGTATATAGACAGAAATCGTGAGACATCAATGAAGGTCCTTATTGATATCGATCCATCCGAGGAGTAA
- a CDS encoding ROK family transcriptional regulator encodes MAKQFREDTTKAIKSTIIEYISDRGEVTRNDIIQECGFSLPTVLQKIKELKESGLIAEIGQSESSGGRKAKIISIVRDSRLAIGLNITNHHLEMVLVGLDGVLLNKERIRFNFEPTYTYYRLFGKKVEEFVSRNVIDREKILGIGISLPGVLDNGNRIIRKSHAFQLENYSLMDLENALPYPVIFENDGNAAALSEKRFRTGTAFYLSLNATVGGAFSVNGKPYGGINNKSSEIGHMIFIPDGKTCYCGKKGCVDSYCSAKVLGDGNLQEFFSLLESGNEENQRIWDHYLKNLSIVISNIRMLNDCEIIVGGHVGGYMEKYLSSLRQLTMQYDYLDQDALFIHCGKYRWEASAYGVAFKLIHQFFSTVV; translated from the coding sequence ATGGCAAAACAATTTCGTGAGGATACTACCAAGGCTATAAAAAGTACCATTATTGAATATATATCAGACAGAGGAGAAGTTACCCGAAATGATATTATTCAGGAATGCGGTTTCAGTCTGCCAACCGTACTGCAAAAAATCAAAGAATTAAAAGAAAGTGGTTTGATTGCCGAAATCGGGCAGTCAGAGTCGAGCGGAGGGCGTAAAGCGAAGATTATTTCCATCGTAAGGGATTCCAGGCTGGCGATTGGTCTTAACATAACGAATCATCATCTGGAAATGGTTCTGGTAGGATTAGATGGAGTTCTTCTTAACAAAGAGCGTATAAGGTTTAACTTTGAGCCGACGTATACATATTATAGACTGTTTGGCAAGAAGGTCGAAGAGTTTGTTTCAAGGAATGTAATCGACAGGGAAAAAATACTTGGAATCGGGATTTCTCTGCCAGGGGTGTTGGATAACGGCAATCGGATCATTCGAAAATCCCATGCGTTCCAACTGGAAAATTACAGTCTGATGGACCTGGAAAATGCACTGCCTTATCCGGTAATCTTTGAAAACGATGGAAATGCAGCGGCCTTATCTGAAAAACGTTTTAGAACCGGTACAGCCTTTTATTTATCATTGAATGCTACTGTCGGAGGTGCTTTCAGTGTAAATGGCAAACCATACGGCGGTATCAATAACAAGAGTTCAGAGATTGGTCATATGATTTTTATTCCGGATGGCAAGACCTGCTATTGTGGAAAAAAAGGGTGTGTTGACAGCTACTGCTCTGCCAAGGTATTGGGAGATGGAAACCTTCAGGAATTCTTTTCGCTGCTTGAGAGCGGGAATGAAGAGAATCAACGGATATGGGATCATTACCTGAAAAATCTTTCCATTGTCATCTCTAATATACGAATGCTGAATGACTGCGAAATCATTGTGGGCGGTCATGTAGGAGGATATATGGAAAAATACCTTTCCAGTCTGCGGCAGCTTACGATGCAGTATGATTATTTAGATCAGGATGCCCTGTTTATCCACTGCGGCAAGTATCGCTGGGAGGCATCGGCTTACGGTGTGGCATTTAAACTGATTCACCAGTTTTTCTCAACTGTCGTGTAG